One segment of Leucoraja erinacea ecotype New England chromosome 7, Leri_hhj_1, whole genome shotgun sequence DNA contains the following:
- the mettl5 gene encoding rRNA N6-adenosine-methyltransferase METTL5, which translates to MKLKQLESLLQRVEGFERPKLLLEQYPTSPHIAACMLYTIHTRFDDIENKLVADLGCGCGVLSIGAAMLNAGLCLGVDIDEDALGIFNRNAEEFELANIDMVQYDVCSKQTDNLSKKFDTVIMNPPFGTKHNKGMDMIFLKSALDMARTAVYSLHKTATREHINKKADEWKVTMEVIAELRYDLPATYKFHKRKSIDIEVDFIRFSAK; encoded by the exons ATGAAGCTGAAGCAGCTGGAAAGTTTGCTGCAGCGAGTTGAGGGGTTTGAGAGACCAAAGCTGCTGCTAGAGCAATATCCTACCAGCCCCCATATTGCAG catGTATGCTTTATACAATACACACAAGATTCGATGACATTGAGAATAAACTTGTTGCTGATCTTGGGTGCGGATGTGGAGTTCTAAGTATTGGAGCAGCCATGCTGAATGCAGG atTATGTCTAGGAGTTGATATTGATGAAGATGCTCTTGGTATATTTAACAGAAATGCAGAGGAATTTGAGTTGGCCAATATCGATATGGTTCAGTATGATGTTTGTTCTAAACAAACTGACAACTTATCTAAAAAATTTGACACTGTAATAATGAATCCGCCCTTTGGGACTAAGCACAATAAAG GTATGGACATGATATTTCTTAAATCTGCTCTAGATATGGCCAGAACAGCTGTGTATTCCCTTCATAAAACAGCAACTAGAGAA CATATTAACAAGAAGGCTGATGAATGGAAAGTAACGATGGAAGTAATTGCTG AGCTTCGGTATGACCTACCAGCAACATACAAGTTTCACAAGAGGAAATCA ATTGACATTGAAGTGGACTTCATCCGGTTCTCAGCTAAATAA
- the ssb gene encoding lupus La protein translates to MAENGMAQEMTPLEKKICEQIEYYFGDHNLPRDKFLKEQIKLDDGWVTLETMIKFNRLSRLTTDFTIIVEGLNKSKSGLLEISEDKSKIRRSPSKPLPEFEEYKTSIKVRSVYVKGFPTSATLDEIKDWFDENGPVENIQMRRTLQRQFKGSVFVVFNSLDSATKFVETQGLKYKETDMIILFKEAYFQKKAEEKKQHKAKNKKNDKEQQKNTQDILGMKSFEERTECLLKFAGDLTDQTCREDMHEIFSTRDIQWIDFIRGAKEGNILFKTNAKEILEKAKEGHAGKLLLRGKEVTWEMVEGEEAKTILKKIIEDQQESMNKQRSKARRGRGKGRGGKGGGGPQRVQFQGKKTTFEDEDSDGIQETEEPTATSPKKRALEEIESGEEPAAKQSKTENESGDQ, encoded by the exons ATGGCAGAAAATGGAATGGCACAAGAAATGACTCCCCTCGAGAAGAAAATATGCGAACAGATTGAA TATTACTTTGGTGATCACAATTTGCCAAGAGATAAGTTTCTCAAAGAACAGATCAAGTTGGATGATGGCTGGGTAACCCTGGAAACCATGATTAAATTTAACAG GTTAAGTCGTCTAACAACAGACTTCACCATAATAGTAGAAGGCCTCAATAAATCCAAAAGTGGACTTTTAGAAATAAGTGAAGACAAATCCAAAATTCGTCGTTCTCCAAGCAAGCCTCTACCTGAGTTTGAGGAGTATAAAACCTCCATTAAAGTCAGATCTGTCTATGTT AAAGGCTTTCCTACAAGTGCCACACTGGATGAGATTAAGGATTGGTTTGATGAAAATGGACCTGTGGAAAATATACAAATGAGAAGAACACTGCAGAGACAGTTTAAG GGATCAGTATTCGTCGTCTTCAACAGTCTAGATTCGGCCACGAAATTTGTAGAAACTCAAGGGTTGAAGTATAAAGAAACTGACATGATTATCCTTTTCAA AGAGgcttattttcaaaaaaaagctgaagaaaagaAACAGCATAAagcaaaaaataagaaaaa TGATAAAGAGCAGCAGAAAAATACTCAAGATATACTGGGCATG AAATCCTTCGAAGAAAGAACAGAATGCTTGTTGAAATTTGCTGGTGATTTGACTGATCAGACATGCAGGGAAGATATGCATGAAATCTTCTCCACTCGTGACATCCAATGGATAGATTTTATACGGGGTGCTAAAGAG GGAAATATCCTTTTCAAAACCAACGCAAAAGAAATACTTGAAAAAGCAAAAGAAGGCCATGCTGGAAAATTGCTTTTGAGAGGCAAAGAAGTGACCTGGGAAATGGTCGAGGGTGAAGAGGCAAAAACTATTTTAAAGAAGATAATTGAAGACCAACAGGAATCTATGAACAAACAAAGGTCCAAAG CTCGAAGAGGTCGAGGTAAAGGAAGAGGAGGCAAGGGAGGTGGTGGACCGCAAAGAGTGCAGTTCCAAGGGAAGAAGACAACATTTGAGGATGAAGACAGCGATGGAATACAGGAAACTGAAGAACCCA CTGCTACAAGTCCGAAGAAGCGAGCTCTTGAAGAAATTGAATCGGGGGAGGAACCTGCAGCAAAACAATCAAAAACTGAAAATGAATCTGGTGATCAATGA